The Daucus carota subsp. sativus chromosome 7, DH1 v3.0, whole genome shotgun sequence genome window below encodes:
- the LOC108193951 gene encoding probable vacuolar amino acid transporter YPQ1, translating into MKNPLLSVVLKNSDVASSTSYCVKERRPCVGWVDKYFKDCLCDTRDKLSFASGMLSLISWGVAEIPQIITNFRSKSSRGVSLLFLLTWVLGDIFNLIGCLLEPVTLPTQYYTALLYTTSTVILVLQCLYYDHVYSWWKSKKVDANQPIEDVKKPLKPAKENDDDDSAIPTTDEGKINSNFYFTSARSLAGSATPPNRSYLWTARSGPSALTLDGDSSSDDEVDAAVMTNKKSKTQPKPIPRSAGYGAFLATSLNLPRSTKALLQASVAFSGRKLLQGNADTEKFVVGQCLGWMMAAVYMGGRIPQIYLNIKRGSVEGLNPLMFIFALIANVTYVGSILIRSTEWDKIKANMPWLLDAVVCVGLDLFIILQYIYYRYLGKRTAGGGGQDDDYSESP; encoded by the exons atgaagaatCCATTGTTATCTGTAGTGTTAAAGAACTCTGATGTGGCGTCCTCGACTTCGTATTGTGTGAAGGAGAGAAGGCCTTGTGTTGGATGggttgataaatattttaaagattgTTTGTGTGACACTAGAGACAAGCTTTCGTTTGCTTCTGGTATGTTGAGTTTAATCAGCTGGGGAGTTGCTGAAATCCCTCAGATTATCACCAACTTTCGGTCTAAATCCAGCCGTGGTGTCTCCCTTTTGTTCCTCCTCACTTGGGTTCTTGg TGATATCTTTAATCTGATCGGGTGTCTTCTTGAACCTGTGACG CTCCCAACCCAGTACTACACTGCCCTG CTCTATACGACAAGTACAGTGATATTAGTGCTGCAGTGCCTGTACTATGATCATGTTTATAGTTGGTGGAAAAGCAAAAAAGTGGATGCTAATCAACCG ATTGAAGATGTGAAGAAACCTCTAAAACCAGCAAAGGAAAATGATGACGATGATTCTGCAATTCCAACTACTGATGAAGGCAAAATCAACAGTAACTTCTATTTCAC ATCAGCACGATCTTTGGCGGGCAGTGCTACACCACCTAATCGGTCTTATCTATGGACTGCAAGAAGTGGTCCTTCAGCATTGACACTTGACGGGGACTCATCTTCTGATGATGAGGTGGATGCTGCTGTAATGACGAACAAGAAATCCAAAACCCAACCAAAGCCAATCCCCCGTTCT GCTGGTTATGGTGCATTTCTAGCTACTTCACTCAACCTGCCAAGAAGCACCAAAGCTCTACTCCAAGCTTCCGTAGCATTTAGTGGGAGGAAACTCTTACAA GGGAATGCAGATACAGAAAAATTTGTGGTTGGCCAGTGCTTAGGTTGGATGATGGCTGCTGTATACATGGGTGGCCGAATCCCTCAAATTTACTTAAAT ATTAAACGAGGAAGCGTTGAG GGACTGAATCCTCTCATGTTTATCTTTGCACTCATTGCCAATGTCACTTATGTGGGAAG CATTCTCATACGAAGCACGGAATGGGATAAAATAAAGGCCAATATGCCATGGTTGTTAGATGCAGTAGTCTGCGTTGGACTCGACTTGTTT ATAATATTACAGTACATCTACTACAGATACCTCGGGAAGCGGACTGCTGGTGGGGGAGGACAGGATGATGACTATTCGGAGAGCCCATGA